ATGCCATGTGAGTAAATATACAGTTTAGATAATAGATCACAATTCCTGATTAGTTAGAACCAAGCATCCTTTTGTTATCCATGTTATACTACAGTATTTATGAGCTAATGCTCTCCATCAGCTCTTGAGATCatggtacattttatttacatttctgtcatttagcagatacctttatccagagtgacttacaatttatacaactgagcaattaagggccttgttcaggggcccagcagtggcagcttggtggacctgggatttgaactcatgaccttctggtcagtaggccaacaccttatCTATTAGTCTGTGACATCTTATGTGAAGTTTGCAGCTCAAAAAGCAGTAAGATGAAACCTAGTCACCATTTCTTTTCTAGATCTGGAAAGAATTGCTGCTTAACCCTACACCTACAAACCAGTACATGTGTACACCTGAAGAGACTCCACTTACTGCTTAATCTATCGCTTTCTAGAACGTCAATGGTCTCTACCGAGGCTTGAGACATTTGTGTCCTGCTTCTTTTGCTCTTGCGTCGTGAACCTGAAGTGGAAGTCGTCCGTCTCTTCCTCTGAGTCTACAAGGGAAGGAGGAAAAACAAAGTGTTTGAATACGTTTAGAAGACACAACAGGTAAGCAAAGTCAAACCTCAGGCCACAAACATGGCTTAAATGTAATCAGTGAGTCACGTGGTTGTCATCAGATCACTTGGGGCAAAGAAATCACTCACCGAGCTGCTCATGATAGATTTGGGAGGTTCTTAGCAGGTAGAGAGGAAATAAATGGTCATTGACGCTACTAAAGATGTCCAAAGGTTTCCAATACACCAACTATAAGGAAAACAAATGACTTACAAGTGAGATTCACAAGGTACAATCTAGTCGTGATTATTAGCCATGACATTTCTAATAGTGTTGATTTATGCATGGCTATATGAACAGATGTACTATAATAAAGCTTACTTTAGCACTGagttttagattagattatagaAAGGTTAGCTTCATGTTAGCAGGGTAGCTGAATGTGTTAGCCGAGAAAATACCCAGAATGCTAACTTTAGCAGTCGACATAACCTGGTAAGATAGATAACGTCGTATATCTTAAGATTATATTGCATTAgacattaaattgaatttaaactgAGGGGTAAAATTGACTTCCTGTTCGATAGCTAACAATAACTGACTTCCAGCAAAGCCAAATCTAAGCTAATATGTTAGCCTGCAGAGCTATGTGTTGTTTCCTGGTTTATTTTCAATCCGCAAAATTaaacttacatttaaaaaaaatgttggtgAAATCTAgcctaaaataataatatggatGAAATGAGAAAGAAGAAATTACAAGTTCTCTCGTCTACATACTTTAAAATCATCGACAAAACGAACCAGCTTCTCTAACAAAAATCAATGGTCGTGTAAATTTACTAACGCACCCTTGTCACTATGCCTTATTTTGGGGAGAATACAAGAGACTCCACACCCTATATAGTGCACTTTATCATCAATTCGGCCGCCATTTAGGACAAAACCCATATATTGAAGGCTCCATGCTGTCACCTATCGGTGTGgaggattattatttttactattattttctgttgtcttctaattagaatcagaatttgataatatataatacaagatTTCGACAATAAAGCTATAAAATTGCAAATTATTATTGATATGAGAGAATTTCAAGGATAAAGTCATAACATGTCAAGAAAAAGTGCATAATATCCGCTATTACaagaaaaactgaaatgtttaaagaaaatcattttttgaaaaaaaaaaaaaagttaagaaaaATGGTGTAATATCTGATACGATGGGAAAAAGTTCCAATATTTGacaaatatttgatattttaagaaaaaacactgaaatatttgaagaataaaatcataataactATCGCAGAACGAGCCacgtaaacaaataaatgggtTACAAATAATGAAGCTCCTATTTTAGAACTTTGAAAACTACTGTGCAAGAAATTGAGTTTATTTAGATTAAAGAACCACGTGAACTTGAAGAAAGGTTCAGAAGAGTTAACAAAAGGGCAGGTACAATGATCATGTGTTGAGGATTTGTCTCTTTTGTTAAAAAGGTGAAATCACAGGCAGTGGTCACCTTCAATGTAACCTAACTATAATTCCAAATTTACTCAATCCAACAATTGAGCCCCAGACACTTTCCCATTAGGCACAAACTATACACTCACTTTACATTTTCATAGGAGCTTCTGTGCACCTGTTCATTTGTGCATCCATCTCACAGGAGGTTTTTTTCTACTACCACAtgattgaatatttaaattcagGCATGAATGTGCAGGCGCAAGAATTCATATTAAGTAAGTACATAAATAAGtacatttttcatgtttttgatCTGTGAGCAACCTGAATTTAGATTTTTGGTATAGGATTGCGTCCAAGAAATTTAGAAACCAACCCACAAGTGGTGTAAATTTTTGTCCTCTTTATTCTTTTGAAACAATGGTAAAATTTCTGATCGCTCAAGATAAATTTCAATGTCACCGACATTGCAATTTCAAGAACAAGGTTGATTAAAAGAAAAGTTTCTTAGTATTTCACCTATTaagagaaaaatggaaaaatatagAGAGAGCTTTTGAAAATGATGAGTACCATTTATCTGATATGCAATGTACTGTGTTCTCATTAAGAGAGTGGTTAGTCCAACAGCCTTTTTATACAGGCAGCTAaacattgctaaaaaaaaaagcctgaagaAATAAGAGGAAAAAGGATAAATCTGCAGACCCCAATAGATATCATGTTTCCCATCTAACAACATATCTTCCCATCTCAACTCTCAGCTAAAAGTACATGAAATTACACATTAACCAAAGTGTGGAAAAAATGAATTGCACATTACCAGTAATATTTTCCTTACCCccgaaaaaaaacaagccaaaaaaaaaaaaaaaaaaaaaacagctgttcaGTGCAAGTGAAATGTATATATGGGAAAGATCCTGTATACATAATTACAGTTTTACAGCagcgccccacacacacacacacaaaacatatccTTGATCAAACGTTTGCAGACAAACGTGAGACACTTTATGACACTTTCCTTATTAAGATGGGCTCTTATTTGGTCTCACATGCTCATGTATCTCTAGATTCACCATTCGAAAAATAAAGTTTAGAGTGTCCGGCTCATGAATGACTTTTACACAATGGATGCATATAGCACGCTGCCCGGTCAAGATTGAGTCAGTCTGGAGGAGTGTGTCGCTGGTCAGAGGAAGCGTGTGTGGTGACAGGAACATCCAGTCTACACCCACAGCAAGCTGTTTGCAGTGCAGGCCTTCATTAAGCCACAGTCCACGGTCTCTCTGTCCAGAGAAACAGCTCCAGAAACCTGCACAGTGAAGAAAAGAGTTAAGGCTTAGAGAACTTCTGTAATGAGGTTAACATCcacctgttttatttatatttttttccatttttaacacttaaaaataaagccATTAGAAAAACTGTTACTCTTGTTGAACAAACTAAAAACctacaaaaatcaaaacacaatATTCGAGACTACATGACAAGCTATTGTTTATTGCCATTGTGCAACATTCTGACTATTTGGATGGATGCATCATTTcaaaaaatggattaaaatgaagaaatagaatgaataaaaaaatggaattattgaaaaaggagaaaacttgtgtaaaagaaaatttttttaaactgatgtgtattttaaaatattggcaAGATGTTTGCCTGTGACACTGCCCAAGTTTTTCCACATATTGGCTACTAAATACAATCCCTTTATAGCAGATTCTTTAGAATATCAAACTGTTGAGTTCTAAAGAATCGGAAGTGCGCTGAAACATGTGGTAGCCTGCAGTTTACACCCTTAGTTTTTAAGCTGTGCTTCAAGTTCAAAAAACATAGGCACCTCATCTGTACAGAGTCTATGGCACTAATGAAAAGTGGCAACATGAAGCATTTAATTGGGTTATTTACAGTCATGAACTAATCATAAACAGTTATGAAATAAATTGCAGCAAATAAACTATTTCTGAGGACATTATTTGTGCAAATAATATGCAACTTTATAGAATTTCCTTTAgtttttggataaaaaaaaaaaaaataaaataataataataataataataataataataaagtgtataatTCTACATAACAGTGCATTCTAAATACTAAGTTTCCAGATCTTCTAGATATACAGTGTAAAAAGTTTAAAGCATGCAGTTTAAAATAGAATGTCTGGTGTTCTATGAATTAAGTAAACAATGCGAGCACATGTAGTTCAGTGTCATTTATGACGTCAGTCTATCATGATATcaggaaaaacattttcagtggtTGCTGAGAAACAGGAAGCAGGTCTCAGTAATAATGACTTGACCacttacctctctctctcagctcaaaCAGCAGCGCTACGGCGAGGGGAATTTGAGGTTGTTTGCCTGATTCATCTTGAGGTGGTTGTCCAGAATGTGAAAGAGCTCCTGAATGTTCGGTACATACCCTGACTGTAGCTTCGACCAAATGGGAACATCTACAACAAAGGCAGAGCGTACAAAGAGAAGTACAGAAACAATTGTACAGTGAGTCCTGCAGCACGAGACAAAAAAGGCATTCAAAGTACAATCTATAAGACAGAACTTTAAAAATTCAATTCTCATGAGGCATCATTTGCTGCTGAAATGATGAAGTGgctgttgactttttttttatacatttataccaaAGCGCTGATTAATTCTCACCCTGATTGCTCTGGTGGTGTTGCGttctctagaacagcagctctaatATTAACATTGACTGCAGGTTATACATGAATGTTAAATATGTTAgaatttctatagtaacaacaaaTTCCCCGGGACTTATACATATAAATCACTGATGTGGCGATGATATATGTAAGAAAATATTTAGCAGTTTTGTCTAATGGGCACACGATAAGGCTCTTAGAAAGTTCAAAAAGAAACTGTAACTATAGTTTCAATAATGAGAGCGATAACAGAAACCTTCCATAAAATTACACGGAAATCCAAACATAAAAAGCATGAGGTGCGCTTTATTTAATAGAAAGCTAGAAAggtgagagagcaagaaaacATGTTGGGATGTGTcattactggaaaataatcaactttaggCTGGTAAAAGCTTTGAGTCAGTGCCTGtggtttattttcctgtaacagcatgttATGGCCttgtttatgtaataaataaagcacaagACATCATTAGGATGCAATTAATCTAATATTTATGTCAGTTTAAAGTGCAGCAAGAGTctataaatataagtataaacAGTGAAATTGACaaagtttcttaaaaaaaaaggccccCCTTACTCAATGTTCACAGAGTTTCGATGTTTAAAAAGATTAGCTCGTTTGTTAGTTagtcctttttttaaaactgcaaACTATTACTATTTCTGTCCACTAATGTACTTAATGGATTAGACTAATGTTCAGAGCTAGAGCATAATTTAGCATAAAACccttttaaaaacatgaaaagatACCAAAGAAATACCATTTAATGTTATCTCAAACGCTCCAGTAGACAGGAACTGTGTCTCCAGCATGTTACTGAGAAAGAACATCATGAGACATGAGAATatctgaaagagaaagaaaatgatataATGTCTTAAAGCAGTCCAACACATTTCCTGTGGAGGAGTGTTTTACATGGCACACAAACAGGCATATCATCTCTCGGCTCACACACAGCTGCCAGTTTTGACCTCGACATTCTACACATTTCTCAGAACAGGCTTCAAgttcaaaaacaaacatgaaagtAGTTCCACAGATCTGGCACTCATGCTTCAACTGCTGCATTTCGTACCTTATTTTCTTGTCCCCAAGACCAAACTCTTGGTGTGTTTGTTCCAAGCATTTGGAAAGGATTTTGTCCAGTAACAATCAGAGCAATGGCAAGCAGTTTAAAGTAGGAGATGAAATTTGCAAGGTATCTgcgtaataaaacacaaaaggtCACTGATTTAACATTTACCTGCTTGCATGTAGAGCAAGTTCAAGGAAAAATCCACCATGAGCCTCTtactttttaacatttacaaataacaTGTAACAAAATTCCTAGATGAATAATGAAATGTCTTTCGTTGACGTGTTATACTTCAGCATAAACACGTTTAATGCTTTTTACAGGGTGGACGTTTCCTTtaacacacatgcaaaataGAGATGTATATAGAGGATTTTTGTagaaattataaaataacattGGTTTAAGAACAAGTAtattataaaatggaaaaaacccAACAAGAAAAACACAGTCATATAGTCCAGAGTGTGTTTTTGGATTGGCATTTGTCATTTATAGGCACACGCTCAACACCCCTTCACATCTTCTTTAATCATTTTGAGGAGAATTTGCATGTTTATAACCACAGACCTTGCTTAtagagttttatatatataaaatcaaaccAAATACAACTCCACCCATTTAAACGTTAGAGACGTATCCTTCCTCAAATCTTACCTAATGCATGCTTTTTATGTTGGCATGAAAGAGTCAACATGctgtttaaggtttttttttttaaaggtcagTTGGGTTCGATATTTGCATTGTACCTGCCCACAAATCTGTTCACAAAGCTCCGCCTCCAGGATCTTTACTGGCTTGCACATtgtctataaaatgactgaaaggAGGTGgatccaaacacaaacaagcattcAGGACAAGAGACCTGTTTCCACGTGGGGTTTCTCAGCGACTTAATTATCTTTTCCTAAGTCTGTATAGTCATAGTCTTAACCcacagctttttgtttttaaatcatgttcTAAATATGTTACAGGTTatttgtaaacaaaataaataaataaataaattgtgtgtgtgtgtatgcatacacacacacatatatacacacacacacacacacacacatatatatatatatatatatcgtagGACAAATTTAATTCAACAAAGTGAGCTATGAGCTAATGAACTGACTTGTTGATGAGTTTGGGAGGATAATTTTCTCCCTCGATTTTGATGTCAGGATACAGCTGGCTGATAGACCTGGAGTATTCCTGGAACACCTTACTGTACCCTCAGGAAAtactgacaaacaaacaaacattaagaTGTCAACATTACCTTATTTACAAAGCACctttaaaaacattacattcactagtttgtgtcttttttattgCATTACATTTTAGGACACGCCTGACACATATGATTAGCGTGCTAatttagcattagcatagcAGTTAGCATAGTTAGCATACTAATACAGAATCATACAATAATATAGAAAACACAATCTAAAGACTAAATGACACGAGACTGTTGGTCCAACTTATAAGacaatatttacaaattaaaatatttctaacatattactttaggacACAAAATCGAACAGGGTCAACGAGCTAGCTAGCCTGTGCGCGAGCCGTATCTATGGCTCGGTCCCAAATGCATCCCTACTTGCTCTAATAGCGCACTACAAAGGGTAGAAAACAACGGCGTCTTATAGACTACGAAGGGCGTTATAGTGTCATTAGGGACACAACCTCGATTCCTGCTGACAAATAGAGCACGATAGCTAGCTTAGCCTTATAAGACTACGTTTATATTGATAATATTTAGCTATTTAAAAAGAACGGGCTAATATTAGTATGTTAAAATGCTCTCACCAGTACTGAAACTTCAGCACCGGTCCTGTGTAGAATTTCGGCTTGTTCTGCCTCTGTGTGCTGCTCTGCGCCTCCGGGAAGCCGCCGGAGGCCACGCTGCTCTGAGCGTCCTGCTGCTCTGTCGCAGTGCGGCCCAGGTAAATATCTCTCACCGTCACGGccgtaaacaacaacaaagccgTTAATATACCCGTGTGGCTATATTCGGCCATTTCTATGTAGAAAACGCGAGGGGACCTGCATGAACTGCAACGCCCCGGTCACTAACAAGAGTGACAGGTTCACTGCACACTCTGCAGACTCTcacagggttgccagatatgCAGAACCAAACTCAACGGTACTACCtataataatagttataaaaTAAGGATGAAATATATTATCTAAGGAATAACACACCATgaagtgcattatttttcacttactACAGCATGGCCTGGAGTGTGGTGTTATTCTGCTTAAACCAGTGTCTGGCCAACGTTAATATTTAActtattaatgtttaaaacacCTCACAGTTGaatggtttattattatatttaatgataTGTAAGTCTTAGACTATGTGGAGCATCcgctgttttatatatatatatagctgtatgtatatatatatggatgaaGACAtcagtttaatatttatagatGCATGAATGGTTTTCAATTCTCATTTTGCATGGAAAT
The Tachysurus vachellii isolate PV-2020 chromosome 13, HZAU_Pvac_v1, whole genome shotgun sequence genome window above contains:
- the selenot2 gene encoding selenoprotein T2; protein product: MAEYSHTGILTALLLFTAVTVRDIYLGRTATEQQDAQSSVASGGFPEAQSSTQRQNKPKFYTGPVLKFQYCISUGYSKVFQEYSRSISQLYPDIKIEGENYPPKLINKYLANFISYFKLLAIALIVTGQNPFQMLGTNTPRVWSWGQENKIFSCLMMFFLSNMLETQFLSTGAFEITLNDVPIWSKLQSGYVPNIQELFHILDNHLKMNQANNLKFPSP